The Setaria italica strain Yugu1 chromosome IX, Setaria_italica_v2.0, whole genome shotgun sequence genome has a window encoding:
- the LOC101778127 gene encoding uncharacterized protein DDB_G0275933 codes for MGYLQEARENHVKKKVEEALRSKMKQKALKECDFYCSKYAECARGRTFSVVWQCRKQAKELNECLHQFTNDSVLEEMKKAYMVEQESKEMKQ; via the exons ATGGGGTACCTCCAGGAGGCTAGGGAGAATCACGTCAAGAAGAAGGTCGAGGAAG CTTTGCGCAGCAAAATGAAACAAAAGGCCCTTAAGGAATGTGATTTTTATTGTTCAAAGTATGCTGAGTGTGCTAGAGGAAGAACATTTTCTGTGGTATGGCAATGCCGTAAACAAGCAAAAGAGTTGAATGAATGCCTTCATCAGTT CACAAATGATTCAGTCCTGGAAGAAATGAAGAAAGCATACATGGTTGAGCAAGAGAGCAAGGAGATGAAACAATAA
- the LOC101777294 gene encoding probable carboxylesterase 17: MRRRRMGALHIVGEPRVTFQQQPTAAAGGGGKNGHGAVVEEIHGLIRVYKDGHVERLPAIPDVPCTWGATAPGAPGGVVARDAVVDRATGVWARLYAPMAAATTGARLPVVVYFHGGGFCVGSAAWSCYHEFLAQLAARAGCAVMSVDYRLAPEHRLPAAFDDGLAAVRWLRHQAAVAATRAAAPDELSWWRARCGFDRVFLMGDSAGANVAFHVAARLGQGHLGALHPVTVRGAVIVQPFFGGEARTASEKTMAQPPGSALTLPTSDCYWRLALPAGAGRDHPWCNPLSRAAPRLETLPLPPVLVCVSEQDILRDRNLELCRAMRKAGKSVEQATYGGVGHAFQVLHNCHLSQPRTQEMLAHIKAFVCAR; this comes from the coding sequence ATGAGGAGGCGGAGGATGGGGGCACTGCACATCGTCGGCGAGCCCAGGGTCACCTTCCAGCAgcagcccaccgccgccgccggcggcggcggcaagaacggccacggcgccgtcgtcgaggagatccACGGCCTCATACGCGTCTACAAGGACGGCCACGTCGAGCGCCTCCCGGCGATCCCCGACGTGCCCTGCACGTGGGGAGCCACGGCGCCCGGCGCACCGGGCGGCGTCGTGGCGAGGGACGCGGTGGTCGACCGCGCCACGGGCGTGTGGGCGCGGCTGTACGcgccgatggcggcggcgacgactggGGCCAGGCTCCCCGTCGTGGTGtacttccacggcggcgggtTCTGCGTCGGCTCCGCGGCCTGGAGCTGCTACCACGAGTTCCTCGCGCAGCTCGCCGCGCGGGCGGGCTGCGCCGTCATGTCCGTGGACTACCGCCTCGCGCCCGAGCACCGCCTGCCCGCCGCGTTCGACGACGGGCTCGCGGCGGTGCGCTGGCTGCGGCACCAGGCGGCCGTGGCCGCCACCCGCGCCGCGGCACCTGACGAGCTCTCCTGGTGGCGGGCCCGCTGCGGCTTCGACCGCGTGTTCCTCATGGGGGACAGCGCGGGCGCCAACGTCGCCTTCCACGTCGCCGCGCGGCTGGGCCAGGGCCACCTCGGCGCGCTGCACCCCGTCACCGTCAGGGGCGCCGTCATCGTCCAGCCCTTCTTCGGCGGTGAGGCCCGCACCGCGTCGGAGAAGACCATGGCCCAGCCGCCGGGTTCCGCCCTGACGCTCCCCACCTCCGACTGCTACTGGCGGctggcgctgccggccggcgccggccgcgaccaCCCCTGGTGCAACCCGCTGTCCCGGGCGGCGCCGCGCCTGGAGACGCTCCCGCTGCCGCCCGTCCTCGTCTGCGTCTCGGAGCAGGACATCCTGCGCGACCGCAACCTGGAGCTGTGCCGGGCGATGCGCAAGGCCGGCAAGAGCGTGGAGCAGGCCACGTACGGCGGCGTTGGGCACGCGTTCCAGGTGCTCCACAACTGCCACCTGTCCCAGCCGCGGACGCAGGAGATGCTCGCGCACATCAAGGCCTTCGTCTGCGCcaggtag
- the LOC101777712 gene encoding L-type lectin-domain containing receptor kinase IV.2: MTVLPAFFLLLVTINHLVAAMNETVFTFNGFSGANLSLDGMARVTPDGLLMLTNGTTALKGHAFYPTPLRFHGASNHAVASFSTAFVFGIIGQYTDVSSQGMAFVVSATRDFSTALPGHFLGLVNASDNGDASDHLFAVELDTVLNAEFRDIDDNHVGIDVNSLTSVRAASAGYYDDETGSFRNLSLISRKAMQVWVEYDGWAMELNVTMAPVEMPKPKKPLLSTVVNLSAVITDLAYVGFSSSTGIIFSHHYVLGWSFKMNGTVAPALNISLLPALPRTTSKTRPKVLVVVLPIASSVFVLALAAAAVVIAKRRAKFAELREDWEAGFGPHRFAYKDLFYATDGFKDRNLLGRGGFGSVYMGVLPKSKTKVAVKRVSHESRQGMKEFIAEVVSLGRLRHRNVVQLLGYCRRKGELLLVYDHMPNGSLDKYLHDRDKPTLDWGQRFKIIKGVASGLLYLHEDWEKVVIHRDIKASNVLLDAEMNGRLGDFGLARLYDHGTDPNTTHVVGTMGYLAPELGHRAKATPSTDVFAFGVFLLEVACGRPPVEEDAQGTPVVLVNWVLDHWRNGSIMEAADPRLGNDYALEEVELVLKFGLLCSHPLASARPSMRRVVQCLDGDMAFPEDHQSMRTNFSMTTLMEDQGLDPDAVDNLSADTGAQYMGLLNISDNGKASNHILAIELDTVLSPEFHDIDSNHIGIDVNNLQSVKSHTAGYYEEGTGKFLNLTLMSRKAMQVWVDYNGQAMELNVTLAPLGVEKPTEPLLSTALNLSKIVTGTSYVGFSSATGLSIAYHYILGWSFSLNGAAPVLNSSNLPALPRLPHQKRSLTEILVIVLPLATAGFIVALLTVVFMFVRRWLRHAELHEDWEVEFGPHRYSYKDLFHATEGFVSKQLLGIGGFGRVYKGILPRSNLEIAVKRVSHDSKQGMKEFIAEIVSMGRLRHKNLVQLLGYCRRKGELLLVYDYMSNGSLDKHLYDRNRPVLRWNIRFHIIKGIASGLLYLHEDWEQVVVHRDIKASNVLLDSEMNGCLGDFGLAKLYDHGTNPRTTRVVGTMGYLSPELLRIGKASPGTDVFAFGIFLLEVTCGRRPLELDQVVLLDWVLEHWNRGAVLETVDPRLCGEYIAEEARLVLKLGLLCSQPMPNARPNMRQVLQYLDGTVAVPEMTVTNLDYSSLMFVQNEGFDSYVMLDASSFATSIGPGSDLSGGR, translated from the exons ATGACTGTGCTCCCAgcattcttcctcctcctcgtcacaaTTAACCACCTCGTGGCCGCCATGAACGAGACGGTGTTCACCTTCAACGGCTTCTCCGGCGCGAACCTCTCCCTCGACGGCATGGCCAGGGTCACGCCGGACGGCCTGCTCATGCTGACCAACGGCACCACGGCGTTGAAGGGGCACGCGTTCTACCCCACCCCGCTGCGCTTCCACGGCGCCAGCAACCACGCCGTGGCGTCCTTCTCCACGGCCTTCGTGTTCGGCATCATCGGCCAGTACACCGACGTGAGCAGCCAAGGCATGGCCTTCGTCGTCTCCGCGACCAGGGACTTCTCCACGGCGCTGCCGGGCCACTTCCTGGGCCTCGTCAACGCCTCCGACAACGGCGACGCGAGCGACCACCTCTTCGCCGTCGAGCTCGACACCGTGCTCAACGCGGAGTTCCGCGACATCGACGACAACCACGTCGGGATCGACGTCAACAGCCTCACCTCCGTGCGAGCGGCCTCCGCCGGCTACTACGACGACGAAACCGGCTCGTTCCGAAACCTGAGCCTGATCAGCCGCAAGGCCATGCAGGTGTGGGTGGAGTACGATGGCTGGGCCATGGAGCTCAACGTGACCATGGCCCCTGTCGAGATGCCCAAGCCAAAGAAACCCCTCCTGTCTACCGTCGTCAACCTCTCGGCGGTGATCACGGATCTCGCGTACGTCGGCTTCTCCTCGTCGACGGGGATAATCTTCTCGCACCACTACGTGCTGGGCTGGAGCTTCAAGATGAACGGCACGGTGGCCCCGGCTCTCAACATCTCGTTGCTGCCGGCTCTGCCACGCACGACAAGCAAGACCCGGCCAAAGGTCCTCGTGGTCGTCCTGCCAATCGCATCTTCGGTGTTCGTTCTCGCattggccgcggcggccgtcgtcATCGCCAAACGCCGAGCAAAGTTCGCCGAGCTGCGCGAGGATTGGGAGGCTGGCTTCGGGCCGCATCGCTTCGCGTACAAGGATCTCTTCTACGCGACGGATGGTTTCAAAGACAGGAACTTGCTTGGGAGAGGAGGATTCGGGAGTGTGTACATGGGCGTTCTCCCCAAATCCAAGACGAAGGTTGCCGTCAAGCGGGTCTCGCATGAGTCGAGGCAAGGGATGAAGGAGTTCATCGCCGAGGTTGTGAGCCTTGGACGCCTCCGGCACCGGAACGTCGTGCAATTGCTCGGCTATTGCCGGCGGAAAGGTGAGCTCCTCTTGGTTTATGACCACATGCCAAACGGCAGCCTCGACAAGTATTTGCACGACCGAGATAAACCTACTTTGGATTGGGGCCAAAGGTTCAAGATAATCAAAGGTGTAGCGTCAGGCCTGCTGTATCTCCACGAAGATTGGGAGAAGGTTGTCATCCACCGAGACATCAAAGCCAGCAATGTGCTACTCGACGCGGAGATGAACGGCCGGTTGGGCGACTTCGGGCTTGCAAGGTTGTACGACCACGGCACGGACCCGAACACCACACATGTGGTTGGCACCATGGGGtacctagcccccgagctcggCCACAGAGCCAAGGCAACACCGTCCACCGATGTCTTTGCGTTCGGCGTGTTCCTTCTCGAGGTCGCATGTGGGCGGCCGCCCGTGGAGGAGGATGCTCAAGGGACCCCGGTCGTGCTCGTCAACTGGGTGCTCGACCATTGGCGCAACGGATCAATCATGGAAGCAGCTGATCCGAGGCTCGGAAATGATTACGCCTTGGAGGAGGTCGAACTGGTGCTCAAGTTTGGCCTGCTCTGCTCGCATCCGCTGGCCAGCGCGAGGCCTAGCATGCGGCGAGTTGTGCAGTGCCTTGACGGCGACATGGCCTTCCCCGAGGACCATCAGTCGATGCGCACGAACTTCAGTATGACGACTCTGATGGAGGACCAAGGACTTGACCCGGATGCCGTGGA TAACCTCTCGGCAGACACTGGAGCACAGTACATGGGGCTCCTCAACATCAGCGACAATGGCAAGGCCAGTAATCACATCCTCGCCATCGAGCTTGATACAGTACTCAGCCCTGAGTTCCATGACATCGACAGCAACCACATCGGCATTGATGTGAACAATCTCCAGTCGGTGAAGTCCCACACAGCTGGATACTACGAAGAGGGCACCGGCaagtttctgaacctgacactaATGAGTCGCAAGGCGATGCAGGTGTGGGTGGACTACAACGGCCAGGCCATGGAGCTTAATGTAACCTTAGCTCCCCTGGGAGTTGAGAAGCCAACGGAACCTTTGCTGTCAACCGCCCTCAACCTTTCAAAGATAGTAACTGGTACATCATATGTTGGGTTCTCATCTGCCACAGGTCTCTCCATTGCTTACCATTACATACTTGGATGGAGCTTCAGCTTGAATGGAGCAGCACCTGTCCTCAACTCATCTAACCTACCTGCACTGCCAAGATTACCTCACCAGAAGCGCTCCCTAACTGAAATTTTGGTGATAGTGCTGCCGTTAGCCACGGCTGGTTTCATTGTCGCATTGCTCACTGTTGTCTTCATGTTTGTACGGAGATGGTTGAGGCATGCTGAGCTTCATGAAGATTGGGAGGTGGAGTTTGGGCCGCACCGGTACTCTTACAAGGACCTCTTCCATGCTACTGAAGGGTTTGTGAGCAAACAATTGCTTGGGATAGGGGGATTTGGTAGAGTGTACAAAGGAATTCTTCCAAGATCTAACTTAGAGATTGCAGTAAAGAGGGTGTCACATGATTCTAAGCAAGGGATGAAAGAGTTCATAGCAGAAATTGTTAGCATGGGTCGGCTTCGACACAAGAATCTAGTGCAGCTACTTGGCTATTGCCGTCGCAAAGGTGAACTTCTCTTGGTCTATGACTACATGTCAAATGGTAGCCTCGACAAGCACTTGTATGATCGGAACAGACCTGTTCTACGTTGGAACATAAGGTTCCATATCATCAAAGGCATTGCATCTGGTTTGTTGTACCTCCACGAGGATTGGGAACAGGTCGTTGTGCACCGAGACATCAAGGCAAGCAATGTTCTTCTCGACAGTGAGATGAATGGATGTTTGGGTGACTTTGGCCTTGCAAAGTTATACGACCATGGCACCAATCCAAGGACCACACGTGTTGTTGGCACCATGGGCTATCTCTCCCCTGAGCTGCTCCGCATAGGAAAAGCATCGCCAGGAACAGACGTTTTTGCATTTGGGATCTTTCTGCTGGAGGTGACATGTGGAAGGAGACCCCTGGAGCTTGACCAGGTTGTGCTGCTGGATTGGGTACTCGAGCACTGGAACAGAGGAGCAGTTCTTGAGACAGTGGATCCACGGCTCTGTGGTGAGTATATCGCAGAGGAGGCGCGCTTGGTTCTGAAGCTGGGGCTCCTATGCTCACAGCCAATGCCTAATGCACGGCCAAACATGCGGCAAGTCCTACAGTACCTTGATGGTACTGTGGCAGTCCCGGAGATGACAGTGACAAATCTGGACTACAGCAGTCTGATGTTTGTGCAGAACGAGGGGTTCGACTCATATGTCATGTTGGATGCATCATCATTTGCAACGAGCATTGGTCCAGGATCTGACCTCTCAGGAGGACGATGA